In one Acetobacter sp. genomic region, the following are encoded:
- the pip gene encoding prolyl aminopeptidase, giving the protein MTATRTLYPPIEPYAHGHLDTGEGHLVYWERCGTPGGLPVVFLHGGPGGGCSPMQRRMFDPARYDILLFDQRGCGRSTPHASLENNTTWHLVADIERLREMIGVEQWVVFGGSWGSTLALAYAETHPERVKALALRGIFTLRREELLWYYQGGGAWLYPDKWDAFLASIPEEERGDLMAAYNRRLTGADPVEREKAAIAWSVWEGSTLTLLPDPNMVKQHEDPTYALAFSRIENHYFVNAGWLAEGQLIRDVERIRHIPTVIVQGRYDIATPVRTAWDLHKAWPEADFRLIDDAGHALSEPGILSALLDATDRFADHLG; this is encoded by the coding sequence ATGACCGCCACCCGCACTCTTTATCCGCCCATTGAGCCTTACGCGCACGGTCATCTCGATACGGGTGAAGGCCATCTGGTCTACTGGGAGCGCTGTGGAACGCCCGGCGGCCTGCCGGTCGTATTCCTGCATGGCGGTCCCGGTGGCGGCTGCTCGCCGATGCAACGCCGCATGTTCGATCCGGCGCGGTATGACATCCTGCTGTTCGACCAGCGTGGCTGTGGCCGTTCGACACCACACGCTTCCCTTGAGAACAACACGACATGGCATCTGGTCGCCGACATCGAGCGACTGCGTGAGATGATCGGGGTTGAGCAATGGGTTGTCTTCGGCGGTTCATGGGGATCGACACTGGCGCTGGCCTATGCAGAGACACATCCGGAACGGGTAAAAGCACTGGCGCTGCGCGGCATCTTCACGCTGCGGCGGGAAGAACTGCTCTGGTATTATCAGGGCGGCGGCGCATGGCTTTATCCCGACAAATGGGACGCATTTCTCGCCTCTATCCCCGAAGAGGAACGGGGCGACCTCATGGCGGCCTACAACCGTCGTCTGACCGGCGCTGATCCGGTCGAGCGTGAAAAGGCGGCTATCGCATGGTCGGTCTGGGAGGGCTCCACGCTCACCCTGCTGCCCGATCCGAACATGGTGAAGCAGCATGAAGACCCGACCTATGCGCTCGCCTTTTCGCGCATCGAGAACCATTACTTCGTCAACGCGGGCTGGCTGGCGGAAGGTCAGTTGATCCGCGATGTGGAACGTATCCGCCATATCCCGACAGTCATCGTGCAGGGGCGCTACGATATCGCCACCCCTGTACGGACGGCATGGGATCTGCACAAGGCATGGCCGGAGGCGGATTTCAGACTGATCGACGATGCCGGACATGCCCTGTCCGAACCGGGCATTCTGTCCGCGCTTCTGGACGCTACTGATCGCTTCGCTGATCATCTGGGCTGA
- a CDS encoding tyrosine recombinase XerC, producing MKAHDALQQFLAWMTAERGASQHTIDAYQGDLSRFLGFLTTHHGEEPTLATLGTASLSDLRAWLAHEQTQALTPRLGQRPTTRDKSARTRSRRVSALRSFFRFLARHKGVENPAPSLLATPRTKKPLPRPLPVTEALEAGEAIGLMEINSMAQERDKALFLLLYGGGLRISEGLGLNVGDFDEALSTGVFRIRGKGNKERLVPLLPRVSDVLKRWRGFHPSPSRNEPLFPGVRGGRLNAAVAQKAMRQWRKSEGLPEHATPHALRHSFATHMMEGGADLRVIQELLGHASLSTTQRYTLADEARLLDVWQKAHPRASKNAGD from the coding sequence GTGAAGGCTCACGACGCCCTGCAACAATTCCTCGCATGGATGACCGCCGAGCGCGGCGCTTCACAGCATACCATCGACGCCTATCAGGGCGATCTCTCCCGTTTTCTCGGGTTTCTGACCACTCATCATGGTGAGGAGCCGACACTCGCAACTCTTGGCACAGCCAGCCTTTCCGACCTCCGTGCGTGGCTGGCGCATGAGCAGACTCAGGCGCTGACACCCCGCCTCGGCCAACGCCCGACGACCCGCGACAAATCGGCCCGCACCCGTTCTCGCCGCGTCTCGGCGTTGCGTTCCTTCTTCCGCTTTCTCGCCCGGCATAAAGGCGTGGAAAATCCCGCACCGAGCCTGCTGGCCACCCCTCGCACCAAAAAGCCGCTGCCACGTCCGCTTCCTGTCACCGAAGCCCTCGAAGCCGGTGAAGCTATTGGACTGATGGAAATAAACAGTATGGCGCAGGAACGCGACAAGGCGCTGTTTCTGCTGCTTTACGGCGGTGGACTGCGCATTTCAGAAGGGCTCGGACTGAATGTCGGAGACTTTGACGAAGCTCTTTCGACGGGCGTGTTCCGTATCCGGGGCAAGGGCAACAAGGAGCGGCTTGTGCCGCTGCTCCCACGCGTGTCCGATGTCCTGAAACGCTGGCGAGGCTTTCACCCCTCGCCATCCCGGAATGAACCGCTCTTTCCCGGTGTCCGCGGCGGACGCCTCAACGCCGCCGTCGCACAGAAAGCCATGCGACAATGGCGGAAGAGCGAGGGTTTGCCCGAGCACGCCACGCCTCACGCCCTTCGCCATTCCTTCGCCACTCACATGATGGAGGGTGGTGCCGATCTGCGCGTGATTCAGGAACTGCTTGGCCATGCCAGCCTGTCCACGACGCAACGCTACACCCTTGCCGATGAAGCCCGTCTGCTGGATGTCTGGCAGAAAGCCCACCCCCGCGCCTCAAAAAACGCTGGAGACTGA
- a CDS encoding primosomal protein N', translating into MVQSSLLEPLPSRKRVSVLLPLPFPCALDYAVPQSLADSLAPGDVVVVPLGGRRETGVVWEQTALPADLAPPPPPEIAESRLRPLKERLDLPPLSMQLRQFIDWVAAYTLAPPGMVLAMALRSHLRGEQTAPAVGWVRIGEPPESLRMTPARRAVLDALPQGAPPVTMAELTEKAGVGVSVVRGLADAGVLKSMLMGPVSPFAEPDPFYNPPILEGDQATAATELRARVDERVFSATLLEGVTGSGKTEIYLEAVAECLAQGRQALVLLPEIALSAQWMDRFARRFGVRPAVWHSEIGQKARRLTWAACEDGSAKVIVGARSALFMPFRDLGLVIVDEEHEAVFKQEEGVTYNARDMAVVRARLAKAPIVLASATPSLETLNNVETGRYRHLVLTARHGGASMPEAHLIDMRENPPPRGLFLSPVLVDAVKTRLGRGEQAMLFLNRRGYAPLTLCRTCGHRMECPHCTSWLVEHRKKRVLACHYCEHTEPVPHACPTCGAEDSLTAIGPGIERITEEARSEFPDARIMVMASDTISGPAATAEAVGKISRREVDLIIGTQIVAKGWHFPHLTLVGVVDADLGLGGADLRAGERTMQLLHQVAGRAGRAEAPGEVLLQSFTPEHPVMQALVSGDFAAFMTEEADQRKPGFWPPFGRLAALIISSENADAADNAARQLGVSAPHGNGIEVLGPVPAPIAVLRGRHRRRLLLRTHRNIAVQPILRRWLGQVTLTSAVRVDVDVDPISFM; encoded by the coding sequence ATGGTGCAGAGCAGCCTACTGGAACCTTTGCCTTCGCGAAAGCGCGTGTCTGTCCTGCTGCCACTGCCGTTTCCCTGTGCGCTGGATTATGCCGTCCCACAGTCGCTGGCTGACTCGCTTGCTCCCGGCGATGTGGTGGTCGTGCCGCTGGGTGGACGGCGGGAAACCGGCGTGGTCTGGGAGCAGACGGCGCTTCCTGCCGATCTTGCGCCTCCGCCGCCGCCCGAAATAGCTGAGTCGCGCCTGCGTCCTCTGAAGGAGCGGCTGGATCTGCCGCCGTTGTCGATGCAATTACGGCAATTCATCGACTGGGTCGCGGCCTATACGCTCGCGCCACCGGGCATGGTGCTGGCGATGGCGCTGCGCTCCCATCTGCGTGGAGAACAGACAGCGCCTGCCGTGGGGTGGGTGCGTATTGGGGAGCCGCCAGAGTCCTTAAGAATGACGCCCGCCCGTCGTGCTGTGCTGGATGCCCTGCCGCAGGGTGCGCCGCCGGTGACAATGGCGGAACTGACAGAGAAGGCAGGTGTCGGCGTATCGGTCGTGCGCGGTCTGGCGGATGCTGGCGTTCTGAAAAGCATGCTGATGGGACCGGTCTCTCCTTTTGCGGAACCGGACCCCTTTTATAATCCACCGATTCTGGAAGGCGATCAGGCGACTGCCGCTACCGAGTTGCGGGCGCGTGTCGATGAGCGTGTGTTTTCCGCGACCTTGCTGGAAGGCGTGACCGGTTCCGGCAAGACCGAGATTTATCTGGAAGCGGTGGCTGAATGTCTGGCGCAGGGGCGGCAGGCGCTGGTTCTCTTGCCCGAAATTGCCTTGTCCGCTCAATGGATGGACCGTTTCGCCCGACGCTTCGGCGTGCGCCCGGCTGTCTGGCATTCCGAGATCGGCCAGAAGGCCCGTCGCCTGACATGGGCGGCCTGCGAGGATGGGTCGGCAAAGGTGATTGTCGGTGCTCGTTCGGCCCTGTTTATGCCGTTTCGTGATCTCGGTCTCGTGATTGTTGATGAAGAACACGAGGCTGTTTTCAAGCAGGAGGAAGGCGTCACCTACAACGCCCGTGACATGGCGGTTGTACGGGCGCGACTTGCGAAAGCGCCCATCGTGCTGGCTTCCGCGACGCCAAGCCTTGAGACGTTGAACAATGTCGAGACCGGACGTTACCGGCATCTGGTGTTGACGGCGCGGCATGGCGGGGCATCCATGCCGGAGGCGCATCTGATCGACATGCGTGAAAATCCGCCACCACGCGGGCTGTTTCTCTCACCTGTGCTTGTGGACGCGGTGAAAACACGGCTCGGGCGCGGTGAGCAGGCCATGCTGTTCCTCAACCGTCGTGGCTATGCGCCGTTGACGTTGTGCCGCACCTGTGGGCATCGGATGGAATGTCCGCATTGCACGTCATGGTTGGTCGAACATCGGAAAAAGCGCGTTCTGGCCTGTCATTATTGTGAACATACCGAGCCTGTTCCCCATGCCTGTCCGACATGCGGAGCGGAGGACAGTCTGACGGCCATCGGTCCGGGGATCGAGCGGATAACGGAAGAAGCCCGCAGCGAATTTCCCGATGCGCGGATCATGGTCATGGCCAGCGACACGATCAGCGGCCCGGCTGCGACAGCGGAGGCTGTGGGCAAGATTTCGCGTCGTGAAGTCGATTTGATCATAGGCACGCAGATTGTCGCCAAGGGCTGGCATTTTCCACACCTGACGCTTGTGGGTGTGGTCGATGCCGACCTTGGACTTGGAGGCGCGGACCTGCGGGCAGGAGAGCGGACGATGCAGCTTCTGCATCAGGTCGCCGGACGTGCGGGGCGTGCAGAAGCGCCGGGCGAGGTGCTGCTCCAGAGTTTTACGCCGGAACATCCGGTCATGCAGGCGCTGGTTTCGGGTGATTTCGCGGCCTTCATGACGGAGGAAGCTGATCAGCGGAAGCCGGGCTTCTGGCCACCTTTTGGCCGGCTGGCCGCACTGATCATCAGTTCGGAAAATGCTGATGCAGCGGATAATGCGGCCCGACAGCTTGGTGTTTCCGCACCGCATGGTAACGGGATCGAGGTGCTTGGCCCGGTTCCCGCGCCGATTGCCGTGTTACGTGGTCGGCATCGACGACGGCTGTTGCTACGGACTCATCGAAATATCGCCGTGCAGCCAATTCTGCGCCGTTGGCTTGGTCAGGTCACGCTGACGAGTGCGGTGCGCGTGGATGTGGATGTGGACCCGATTTCGTTTATGTAA
- a CDS encoding response regulator transcription factor, producing the protein MTGDTSSRSTLLVIDDDPGALGMMDEALTNAGYAVLLAQSGDSAFEVMHRTQPDLVLVDAIMPGLSGWDICRSMKADATLNALPVIFMTGLTEIEHVLRAFEAGATDYVTKPFHFAEVLARIEIHLIAARRIRTAHTALDSVGRRFFALDDSGELLWSTPKAAEFLAQLPSPEQFTEFVKKKSEPGQVIFTTPYQNGVLRVTFIGRDGPQEWLFSISFQLDRPEQVLQEKLGLSAREAEVLLWISRGKSSRDIAEILSISPRTIDKHTEQLYNKAGFSGRTAAAAAASRLLGDVE; encoded by the coding sequence ATGACAGGCGATACATCCTCCCGTTCGACATTGCTTGTGATTGATGATGATCCGGGCGCTCTCGGCATGATGGACGAGGCTCTGACAAACGCCGGTTACGCGGTCCTGCTGGCGCAATCCGGTGACAGCGCCTTTGAAGTCATGCACCGGACGCAGCCCGACCTCGTGCTGGTCGATGCGATCATGCCGGGACTGAGCGGCTGGGATATCTGTCGCAGCATGAAAGCCGATGCCACGCTCAACGCCCTGCCCGTCATCTTCATGACCGGCCTGACGGAAATCGAGCATGTCCTGCGAGCCTTTGAAGCAGGCGCCACGGACTATGTGACCAAACCATTCCATTTCGCCGAGGTTCTGGCCCGCATTGAAATCCACCTGATTGCCGCACGCCGTATACGAACAGCCCATACGGCGCTGGACAGCGTCGGTCGGCGCTTCTTTGCTCTGGATGACAGTGGTGAACTGCTCTGGTCGACCCCGAAAGCGGCCGAGTTTCTGGCGCAACTCCCTTCTCCCGAGCAGTTCACCGAGTTCGTGAAGAAAAAATCTGAACCGGGACAGGTCATTTTCACCACCCCTTACCAGAACGGTGTTCTGCGGGTCACTTTCATCGGACGGGATGGACCGCAGGAATGGCTGTTCTCCATCTCGTTTCAACTGGACCGACCCGAGCAAGTTCTACAGGAAAAACTCGGGCTAAGCGCACGAGAGGCGGAAGTGCTTCTGTGGATCAGCCGTGGGAAGAGCAGCCGCGATATTGCTGAAATTCTCAGTATCAGCCCCCGTACGATCGATAAGCATACGGAGCAGCTTTATAACAAGGCCGGTTTCAGTGGACGTACCGCCGCTGCGGCGGCTGCGTCGCGGTTGTTGGGAGACGTGGAATAA
- a CDS encoding hybrid sensor histidine kinase/response regulator gives MRPLRIVRMRRDYNRWAADQSLEDYALRFTARSARAATPLRAALTALGSISFLALEAIGGTLTMAFGFSNTALAILFVSAVIFLVSLPICATAARSGLDIDLLTRGTGFGYIGSTLTSLIYASFTFIFFGIEAAILAALLEQIPGISHTIACCLAALLVIPLVTGGFRFIARFQIFSLPIWFALNLIPLMAILSIHPDWIGEWVQFKGLASTQPLNIFAIGSAASIMFVLICQSAEQVDFLRFMPPLSRDNRFGWWCALIAGGPGWIVFDAAKLFAGSFLAWAVLHAGFSPARSVQPQQMYRLAYGTFLSPPFATLATAALVIVAQFKINITNAYAGSLAWSNFFSRLTHSHPGRVFYVLFTVALALLLMLAGLVSTIETGIVLYADLAAAWIGPILADIVLCKPLRLSPPFVEFKRALLPDINPVGLGAALTGAVTGILCTDGYFGPYAGAFSPFIALGLSFLMTPLLAALTGGRTYLARRAPADWNRRGSMKCVICEHTFEATDMARCPAYGGTICSLCCSLDARCNDRCKPPVTHLRQQFSLPFDLFPERLKNFLLSTKGRFLLFAGLGTAAILLIGDTSFAHNHTYLVLFLLVILTSWLVVLGQDGRQAAGEETRRQTHLLMNEIRAHQRTDDALKRAREKAEAASLAKTRYLSGISHEIRAPLNTIMGYTQILQNDNRIPEDRQDVLRTIRESGEHMTGLLTGLLDISKIEAGRIELYSDRIALGQFLNTVVQMVRPQARAKRLDFHYHPGYLPPVVMGDEHRLRQILLNLLSNAVKFTSSGSVTFTANWRGQIAEFIIEDTGPGIAAVDQERIFEPFERAAGDAVPGTGLGLTITRLLTHILGGELTLTSDVGHGTRFRVRLLLSDRAEDAAPALQGLPSGYAEPRKTILVVDDNAAHRRMMHEFLGSRQFNVRDVSGGAECLELLKTDLPELIILDLSMPGMDGRELALRIRETSAGHLPLLFLTGNVTELASRRVPSLDDCTVLPKPVDFQALLDEIGRLLDIRWTFPSEDDAPPDKTPLTLPAEEGSARSPDTIQSDVSAETSLTENEKTELIELINSGNVRLLKQKLDLLCSNHPHLVMILAPIQEAARTYQLETVRRLLEELPA, from the coding sequence ATGAGGCCGTTGCGCATCGTGCGCATGCGCCGCGACTATAACCGCTGGGCGGCGGATCAGTCGCTTGAGGATTACGCCCTGCGCTTCACGGCCCGGTCAGCCCGCGCAGCCACACCCTTGCGGGCCGCACTGACGGCGCTCGGCTCGATTTCCTTCCTTGCGCTCGAAGCCATCGGCGGCACGCTGACAATGGCGTTCGGCTTTTCCAACACGGCTCTTGCCATCCTCTTTGTCAGCGCTGTCATCTTTCTGGTCAGCCTCCCCATCTGCGCCACGGCGGCCCGCAGCGGCCTCGACATCGACCTGCTCACGCGCGGCACAGGATTCGGCTATATCGGCTCGACCCTGACCTCGCTAATCTATGCCAGTTTCACCTTCATCTTTTTCGGGATCGAAGCCGCCATTCTCGCAGCATTGCTGGAGCAGATTCCCGGTATCTCCCACACCATTGCGTGCTGCCTCGCAGCGTTGCTCGTCATTCCACTGGTCACCGGCGGTTTCCGGTTCATCGCCCGCTTTCAGATTTTCTCCCTGCCCATCTGGTTCGCCCTCAATCTGATTCCGCTGATGGCCATTCTCTCCATTCATCCTGACTGGATCGGCGAATGGGTTCAGTTCAAAGGACTGGCTTCCACACAGCCTCTGAACATTTTTGCCATCGGCAGCGCGGCGTCCATCATGTTCGTGCTGATCTGCCAGAGCGCGGAGCAGGTGGATTTTCTGCGCTTCATGCCCCCTCTATCCCGCGATAACCGGTTTGGATGGTGGTGCGCGCTGATCGCAGGCGGGCCGGGCTGGATCGTGTTCGACGCAGCAAAGCTTTTCGCCGGATCGTTTCTCGCATGGGCCGTCCTTCATGCCGGTTTTTCGCCGGCACGCTCCGTGCAACCGCAACAGATGTACAGGCTGGCCTACGGAACCTTTCTGTCGCCACCATTCGCGACACTAGCGACCGCAGCGCTCGTCATCGTCGCACAGTTCAAGATCAACATCACGAACGCCTATGCAGGCTCCCTCGCCTGGTCGAATTTCTTTTCCCGTCTGACACATTCCCATCCGGGACGCGTCTTTTATGTTCTGTTCACCGTAGCGCTCGCCCTCCTTCTCATGCTTGCCGGACTGGTAAGCACCATTGAGACGGGCATCGTGCTGTATGCGGACCTTGCCGCCGCGTGGATCGGGCCAATCCTCGCTGATATCGTGCTGTGCAAACCTCTCAGGCTCAGCCCGCCTTTTGTCGAATTCAAACGGGCCCTCCTGCCGGACATCAATCCTGTAGGGCTGGGAGCGGCACTCACAGGCGCTGTGACCGGCATTCTCTGCACTGATGGCTATTTCGGACCCTACGCTGGGGCTTTTTCGCCGTTCATCGCGTTGGGACTGTCGTTTCTGATGACACCTCTTCTCGCCGCGCTGACCGGTGGCCGCACCTATCTCGCACGGAGAGCGCCAGCAGACTGGAACAGACGGGGTTCCATGAAATGCGTGATCTGTGAACACACTTTTGAAGCGACCGACATGGCCAGATGTCCGGCCTATGGCGGGACCATCTGTTCGCTCTGCTGTTCGCTTGACGCCCGCTGCAATGATCGCTGCAAGCCGCCCGTCACGCATCTGAGGCAGCAGTTCAGCCTGCCGTTTGATCTGTTTCCTGAAAGGCTGAAGAATTTTCTTTTATCAACAAAAGGACGTTTTCTCCTCTTTGCCGGTCTTGGCACGGCGGCGATCCTGCTGATCGGAGACACCTCCTTTGCCCACAACCATACCTATCTCGTTCTCTTTCTTCTTGTCATTCTAACATCCTGGCTTGTCGTGCTCGGGCAGGATGGACGACAGGCGGCAGGAGAAGAAACCCGCAGGCAGACGCATCTCCTGATGAATGAAATCCGCGCCCATCAACGCACAGATGACGCCCTGAAACGGGCACGGGAAAAGGCGGAAGCGGCCAGTCTTGCAAAAACCCGTTATCTGAGCGGAATCAGTCACGAAATCAGGGCTCCGCTGAACACCATCATGGGCTATACGCAGATACTCCAGAACGATAACCGCATTCCCGAAGACCGTCAGGATGTGCTGCGCACCATCCGGGAAAGTGGCGAACACATGACGGGACTCCTGACCGGACTCCTCGATATTTCCAAAATTGAAGCCGGTCGGATCGAACTTTACAGCGACAGGATCGCCCTTGGCCAGTTCCTCAATACCGTCGTGCAGATGGTCCGCCCACAGGCGCGGGCCAAAAGGCTCGATTTCCACTACCACCCTGGATACCTTCCCCCGGTAGTGATGGGCGATGAGCATCGACTACGTCAGATTCTCCTCAACCTGCTGTCCAATGCCGTAAAGTTCACCTCATCCGGTTCCGTGACATTCACGGCAAACTGGCGTGGTCAGATTGCGGAATTCATCATCGAAGATACAGGTCCGGGCATTGCGGCTGTCGATCAGGAACGGATTTTCGAGCCTTTCGAGCGAGCAGCCGGTGACGCCGTGCCGGGGACCGGCCTTGGCCTGACGATCACGCGCCTTCTGACCCATATTCTGGGGGGTGAACTCACCCTGACGAGTGACGTCGGACACGGAACCCGCTTCCGGGTGCGCCTGCTTCTGTCAGATCGCGCCGAAGATGCAGCTCCCGCTCTTCAGGGACTTCCCTCCGGCTACGCAGAGCCACGCAAGACCATACTGGTGGTCGATGACAATGCCGCCCATCGCCGTATGATGCATGAATTCCTTGGGTCCAGACAGTTCAATGTCCGGGATGTCTCCGGGGGCGCAGAATGTCTCGAACTTCTGAAAACTGATCTGCCTGAGCTGATCATTCTTGATCTTTCCATGCCCGGCATGGATGGGAGGGAACTGGCTCTGCGCATTCGGGAAACAAGTGCCGGCCATCTTCCTCTGCTTTTTCTCACCGGCAATGTGACTGAACTGGCCTCCCGCCGTGTTCCCTCACTGGATGACTGCACGGTCCTGCCCAAGCCGGTCGATTTTCAGGCTCTTCTTGATGAAATCGGGCGGCTTCTGGATATCAGATGGACGTTTCCGTCTGAAGATGACGCCCCACCAGACAAAACGCCCCTGACGCTGCCTGCGGAAGAAGGCTCCGCACGATCTCCGGACACGATCCAGTCAGACGTGTCGGCAGAGACCTCTCTGACAGAAAATGAAAAAACAGAACTTATCGAACTGATCAATTCAGGAAACGTTCGTCTCCTGAAGCAAAAACTCGATCTTCTTTGCAGTAACCATCCACATCTTGTCATGATTCTTGCTCCCATTCAGGAAGCCGCCCGTACCTATCAACTCGAAACAGTCAGACGCTTACTGGAGGAACTTCCGGCATGA